The nucleotide sequence TCGGCGCCGAAGAGCTGCTTGGCGCGCTCGATCGCGAGGACCTCGACCTTGTCGACCTGCTCGCAGCCGCCGTACCAGCGCTTGGCGGGGTAACCCTCGGCGTACTTGTTGGTGAGGACCGAGCCGACGGCCTCGATGACGGCCGGGTAGGTGAAATTTTCGGAGGCGATCAGCTCGATGTGGCTTTGCTGGCGGGCGAGTTCGCCGGTGACGACGGCGTAGACGGCGGGATCGAGCTGGGCGAGGGGGCGGCGTTCAGGGACATGGAGAGATGGGCGATGGAGGATTCTCGGTTTTCGAATCCGGAGACAAAGGCAGCCCGGCCGGGCGCAATCCGCAATCAGAAATCCCGGCGGTGCGTGTCACGTCTTGGCCGTGAGCCGCTTAAGGAACTCGATGATCGACGGCACCGCCTCGACCATCTCATCGCGGCAGGATTCGTAGAGCCGCAGGGGGCCGCCGTAGGGGTCGCCGATCTCGTGGGCCGCAGGGGCGGGCAGGAATTCGCGGAAGAGGTGGAGGTGGGTCGGGGCCGGGCGGGCGCGGGAGCGGATGATGCTGCGGTGGGATTCGGTCATGCCGAAGACGACGAGGGCGTCGTCGAGCATCTTCTGGGTGAGTCCCTGGCTGTGCAGGTGGCTGATATCGATGCCGACCTTGCGGAGGGCGACGACGGAGTTCTCGGAAATGGGCTCGCCGGTGTGGGCGGCGACGCCGGCGGAGATGACCTTGAGGCTGCGCAGGGGTTCGGGCTGGGCCAGGAGCGCGTGGGCGAGCAGACCCTGGCCCATCGGGCTGCGGCAGATGTTGCCAGTGCAGACGACGAGGATGTGGCCGGGTTTGGGCATGAAGCTTGGGTCTGGGATCTAGGTGATAGGGTCTGGGCCGGGAAGCTAAAGGCTGAAAAACAGAAAGGCAAAAAGCGCCGGGTTGAGTCTGAGCGGAGCTCGCCGGCCGGCGGCCAGGGTGCGCCGCTACCGGGTAACTACCGTTTCAGCGCCAGCAGGGCCCGGTGCAGGTGGACGGCGCGCTGGAGCACGCGGTCGGTGGGTCGGGCGTTGACGGGGGCGTCGGCTCCGCCGCTTGGGGCGCCGGGTTCCGGCGGCGTGGCCTCGGGATGACCGAGCTTGAATTCCTGCACCAGGGTGGCCTCGTCATAACGCTCCTTTTCAATCGTGCCGGAGATGAGATCGGCAAGGGGGGTGCCGGTGGCGAGGGCGTCGTAGGCGCGGCGGTCGTCTGCTGCGGACTGGCTCACGACGACCTGCGGCGCGGGCTGCGAACCGGCGATGCCAAGGGTGAGCACGGGGGCGGGCAGGTGTTGGGCGAGGGCGGCCGGGGTGGCGGGGCTGACCAGCACGAAAAGTCGGGCGTCGGCGGGGCGGGCGGCGAGCGCAGCGGCAAAAGAGGTCACGGCCTCGGGGGTCGCCGTGGCGTGGCGCAGGTCGAGCACGAGCGCGGTGGCCCCGGCGAGCGGCTTGATCGACTCGTCCAGGGAATGGGCACGGAGGTAGCCGAGGCCTTGGCCGAGGTCGGTGAGCTCGGTGGCGGCAGCCGTGACCGAGAGCAGAAACGTCGCGAGCAAGCTCGCTCCCACAAGAAATGGTTTCATGGGCGGGTCAGCTGCCGGGCGCCGATGTCGCGGCGGTAGTATTTGGCCACGCACTGGATCTGGTCGCAGGCGGTGTAGGCGCGGTCGGCGGCCTCGCGGAGGGTCGGGGCGAGGGCGGTGACGCCGAGCACGCGGCCTCCATTCATCACGATCTGGCCGGCGGCGTTTTTGGTCGTGCCGGCGTGGATGATCGTGGTTTGCGGGGGAAGCATGGCCGGGAAGGTGATCACGTCTCCCTTCGGGTAATTATCCGGGTAGCCTTTGGCGGCGACGACGACGCAGAGGGCGGCGTCGGGGCGCACCTCGATCTCCATGCCGCGCAGTTCGCCGCGGGCGGCCGCCCAGAGCAGGGCGAGAAAATCGCTGGTGATGCGGGGGAGCACGACCTGGGTTTCGGGGTCGCCGAAGCGGGTGTTGTATTCCAGCACGCTCGGGCCGTCCGCGGTGAGCATGATGCCGATGAAGAGGGTGCCGCGGAAGTCCATGCCCTCGGCGGCGATGGCGTCGACGGAGGGTTTCACGATCTCGCGATCGATGCGGGCGAGGAGTTCGGGCGTGACCACCTCGGCGGGCGAGTAGGTGCCCATGCCGCCGGTGTTGGGACCAGTGTCGCCGTCGCCGATGCGCTTGTGGTCCTGCGAGACGGGGAGAATGACGTAGTCGCGGCCGGACACGACGACGAGGATCGAGGTCTCGTCGCCGAACATGCAGTCCTCGATGAGAATCTGGCTGCCGGCGGAGCCGAATTTGTTGCCCGCGAGCATGTCGCGCACGGCGGCCTCGGCCTCGGCGAGGGTCTGGGCGACGATGACGCCTTTGCCGGCGGCGAGGCCGTCGGCCTTGATGACGATCGGGGCGCCGCGTTTTTGGAGGTAGGCGAGGGCGGGCTCGATCGCGGTGAAGATGCCGGCGGGGGCGGTGGGGATGTTATACTTCAGCAGGATCTGCTTGGTGAAGACCTTGGAGGCCTCGAGGCGGGCGCCGTCGGCCTTGGGGCCGTAGGCGGGAATGCCGGCTTGCATGAGGGCGTCGACGAGACCCAGCGAGAGCGGGACCTCGGGGCCGACGACGACGAAGTCCACTTTTTCACGCTGCGCGAGTTCAACCAGGCCGGGGATGTTGTCGGCGGCGACGGGAAAGCAGGTGGCATCGGCGGCGATGCCGGCGTTGCCGGGGGCGCAGAGGAGGCGCGGCTTCGCCGGCGAAAGGGCAAGAGATTTGGCGAGGGCATGCTCGCGGCCGCCGGAGCCGACGATGAGGACGGAGGAGGGAAGAGGATTAGCCACGGATGGCACAGATGGACACGGATAAAGGCGGGCGTCCAGCCGAGTCTGCGGGTCCGTTATTTGTCGGATTTTTGTGCGGTTCTTCGGGCGGGCGGCGGTTACAAGGGGAATGAGCATGTCACCCGACCTCGAACTTCTGCAGCGCTACGCGCGGCACCGGGACGAACGCGCTTTTCGCGCCCTCGTCGAGCAGCACCTGGCCTTGGTCTATTCCGCCGCCCTTCGTCGCACGGGCGGCCGGGCCCCGCTGGCGGAGGAGATCAGCCAGAAGGTATTCGCCGACCTGGCCCGCAAGGCCGGATCGCTGTACCGCCATCCGGCCCTGGCCGCCTGGCTGCACCGCAGCACCCGCTATGCGGCCATCGACGCTATCCGCGCCGAGGCCCGCCGTCAAAAACTGCAGGAAACCATTGCAACCATGCCGGAAGATCACGCAGAAAAAACCGAATCGGTGGAATGGGCGCAATTGCGTCCCGTGCTGGACGAGGCGATGGACCAGCTGAAGGAGTCGGACCGGGCCGTGATGTTCCTGCGCTATTTCGACGGGCTGAGCTTCGGGGAGGTGGGGGAACGGCTGGGGCTTTCGGAAAATGCCGCGCGCATGCGGGCCGAGCGGGCGCTCGACAAGCTGCGGCACCAACTGGGCCGGCGCGGCGTGACCTCGACCGCCGGGGCGCTCGGGCTGTTGATCGCCAACCGGGCGGTAGCAGCCACCCCGGAGGGGCTGGCAAGTAGTGTGGCGGGGGCGGCGCTGAGCCAGGCGGCGGAGGCGACCGGTATTGTGTCGGTGCTCGTGGGCAGTCGCGTCATCGCATGGAGCGCGCTGACCATCGCCGTGGCGGGGACTGGCTTCGCAGGCTGGCGCTGGGCGGGCCCCGGGCGGCACAGCGGGGCAATGCCGGAGATGGCGATCGCGGCTGACGGCTTTGCGGCCACGGCCTTGGACGTCTACCGGATCATGGCGCTGGTGCACCCGACCGGGGGTGACCGGCCGGCGGCTGGAACTTCGGCCACGCCGGTCGTTCCGGCGGACAACGGCCTGGCCGCCGCACGCGCAGTCATGCTGAATTTCGCCGAGGCGTCCCGCGCCCGGGATGTCCCGCGGCTGGCGCAGCTGCTTACCTTCGACGCCAAGGGCGCCGAGGTGGCGCGCGGGATCCTGGCGAAGATCCCGCCGGCGCTGCGGGAGCAATTGCGCACGCCGGAAGAGCTGTTCGCGTTCTTCTACGCCACCGACACGCTGCTTTCGCCCGTGCCACCGGCCAAGTTCCTAGAGACCTTTATCGCGACGGAAATGAAGCCGGGGCGCGCCGCCGTGCACCGGCCCGGGACGGCGCCGCGCGGCCTGGAGTTTGTCCTGACGGACGAAGGCTGGAAGCATGAGATCCCCACCTCCTACCTCACGATTCTGGCAAACCGCATCCTGAGCAACGAAACGCTGGCGAAACTAAACGCCCTCCCCGAGATCCGCGGCCACGCGGCCACGACCGGACCGGTCCAGACGGGGACCGCCCGGGCGGCGCTGGCCAGCTATGCGGCGGCGTGCAACCGGGGCGATATCCCGGCGGTGACCGCGATGCTACATTTCGATCCGGGCGCGCGGGTGAAGGCGCTCGCCTTCATGGATTCGCTGCCCCCGGCAATGAAGGGCAAATGGCGCAGTCCGGAGGAGCTGGCGGCGGACTTGTTCGTCGACGGCGCGGTCGGCAATCCCTTCCCAACGGACGTGGTCCTCGCGACCGCGACCGAGAAAACGGCGGGTGACCGCCGGGTAATCCTGCTGCTGCCGGATGCGACCCGGGACCGCTTTGAATTCGAGCAGACCGATGCCGGGTGGAAGTACGTCGTCACCGAGGCCATGGTGGACGGCTATCTTCAGCGCCTGGCCGCGGGGGCCGCCCGCCCCTGAAGCGCGGGGCGGAGCGGCGGGGCGCTTACAGCACCTTCAGCGTCTTGCGGTAGAAGGCGATGACCTCGGCGGGGTCGTCGGTGAAGAGGATGTAGTCGCGCATCCAGGCGGGGGAGCGCTTCTGGTTGATCATCTCCTCGACCTGCTTCCGCAGGTTGCCCCAGAACTTCGCGTTGAAGAACACGTAGGGGACGCGCGGGCGGATACCGAGCTTGAGGTTGCAGAGCTCGATGCCGATCTCTTCCAGAGTGCCGACACCGCCGACGTTGAAGATGCAAAAGTCCGCCGCCTCGAACCATTTTTGGCGGAAGTGGCGGGAGTTTTCCTGGAAGGTGTTGAAGAAATCCACGCCGAGCTCGGGCGGCTGGGCCTCGAGTTCGAGGAAGCAGGCGCCGGTGAGGGCGCCCTTGTCGCGGGCCTGCTCGGTGGCGAGGCGCATGACGCCACCGCCGCCGCCGGTGAGCACGCCGAGGTTGGAGCCCATGAAGGCGGTGAGCTGGTGCACGAGGGCGGAGATGCGGTCGGTGTCGGCCTGGTCGAGGCCGACGGCGGAGCCGTAGAAGGCAAGGATCGTGGCTTCCTGGAACTTGCGGGCCATCTCCTCGCGCACGAAGAAGCCGTGGTCGCGGCGGTAGGTGTTCAGGTAGAGTTCCTTGGTCATCTCATCGTACCAGTAGACGGGGATGCCGAGGGAGTGGAAGGTGTCGAGACGGGCGTGGGCGTTGCTCGAGAGGAAGTAGCCGTGGGTGCGCGAGGCCTTGCGAAAGATGATCCGCTTGAGCCGGATGTCGCCGAGGCGCGTGACGAGTTCGGTGTGCTCGAGCAGGTCGGGGAAGTAGTCGACGATGAGGGTGTCGGCCTCGGGCGTATGGGCGTCGAGGGCCTGGATCATGGTGCGGGCGCCGATGGGGCAGGCGTCCTGGGCGAGGAGTTTCTTGAGGTCCTCGTCGCCAGCGCGGACGAGGAGGGAGCGATTTTCCATCGTGGCGGACTGGCCGCGGACGGAGATCTTGGTGCGCGGGCGGGCCTCGGTGTGGTCGACGGCGGGGGAGGCATCGAGGCACTTGTAGAGGGTTTTCGCGGTGGCGAGGAGGCGCTGGCGTTTTTTCGCGAGGGTCTTGAACTCGGGGTCCTCGGGCGGCGGGGCGCGGAAAATGTCGACCGAGACCATGGGGTTCACCACGGGCTGTTCGCCGGTGTTGTAGATCTCGAGCATGATGTTGGTGCCGGAGGTCTTGACGGGGTCGAGGAGGATGGCGGAGGTGTGGAGGCCGAAGTTGCCCTCGCCGGGGCTGAGCACGACGAAGTGCTCGCGGAGGTACATGGAGCAGCTGGTGAGCACGCCGGAGTGGGGCGGGATGGTCAGCGGCGAGGCGTCGTGGCGGACCTGGACCTTGTCGAGGAAGGAGCGGCCGGCGTAGCCCGACGCGATGTGCTCGAAGTTCACCCGGATGAGGCGGGGATTGAGGGTGTAGCTGACCGGGTGGGGCGTGAAGAAGACGCGGCCGGAGCTGTCGATGGAGAGGGTGTTCGGGAGCTTGAGCTGGTTCTCGCGGATGGCGGTCCAGACCTCGGTGGCGGAGAGCTTGGCGGCGGCGGGGGCGTGGAAGAGGCGGCCGACCGGGACGCCGGGGCGCAGGAGTTTCTGCCAGTAGCCCGCGTTGGGGAAGCTGGCGTCGTAGAGGAAGGCCTCGATGGTGAGGAGGAGGCGGTTGCCGTCGATGGCGGGGGTGCCGACCGTGACCATCTCGATGCCGATGCGGGCGAGCGAGCTGCGTTCGGTGAAGCGGAGGGAGGCGAGGTGGGTGCGGAGGAACTCCATCTCGGCCGGTTGGCGCGGCCAGAAGGCCACCGCGAGGGTGACGCGATCGGGGCTCTTGGCGCGGACGGTGAGGATCTGGCCGTCGGTGCTGTGCCAGAATTGGTTTTCGTTCATGGGATTGGGCAGGGTGGGGGACGCGGCGGGGGGAGACAAGCCCGGGATGGGACCGTTCCCCGAGGGAGAATTGCCGTGTAAGGGATTGATTTTTGCCGGGCGGGTGGGCAGTTTCGCGCGCTTTGACGGCACAAACCCACCCGGGCC is from Lacunisphaera limnophila and encodes:
- a CDS encoding RNA polymerase sigma factor, whose protein sequence is MSPDLELLQRYARHRDERAFRALVEQHLALVYSAALRRTGGRAPLAEEISQKVFADLARKAGSLYRHPALAAWLHRSTRYAAIDAIRAEARRQKLQETIATMPEDHAEKTESVEWAQLRPVLDEAMDQLKESDRAVMFLRYFDGLSFGEVGERLGLSENAARMRAERALDKLRHQLGRRGVTSTAGALGLLIANRAVAATPEGLASSVAGAALSQAAEATGIVSVLVGSRVIAWSALTIAVAGTGFAGWRWAGPGRHSGAMPEMAIAADGFAATALDVYRIMALVHPTGGDRPAAGTSATPVVPADNGLAAARAVMLNFAEASRARDVPRLAQLLTFDAKGAEVARGILAKIPPALREQLRTPEELFAFFYATDTLLSPVPPAKFLETFIATEMKPGRAAVHRPGTAPRGLEFVLTDEGWKHEIPTSYLTILANRILSNETLAKLNALPEIRGHAATTGPVQTGTARAALASYAAACNRGDIPAVTAMLHFDPGARVKALAFMDSLPPAMKGKWRSPEELAADLFVDGAVGNPFPTDVVLATATEKTAGDRRVILLLPDATRDRFEFEQTDAGWKYVVTEAMVDGYLQRLAAGAARP
- a CDS encoding protein tyrosine phosphatase: MPKPGHILVVCTGNICRSPMGQGLLAHALLAQPEPLRSLKVISAGVAAHTGEPISENSVVALRKVGIDISHLHSQGLTQKMLDDALVVFGMTESHRSIIRSRARPAPTHLHLFREFLPAPAAHEIGDPYGGPLRLYESCRDEMVEAVPSIIEFLKRLTAKT
- a CDS encoding LOG family protein, which encodes MNENQFWHSTDGQILTVRAKSPDRVTLAVAFWPRQPAEMEFLRTHLASLRFTERSSLARIGIEMVTVGTPAIDGNRLLLTIEAFLYDASFPNAGYWQKLLRPGVPVGRLFHAPAAAKLSATEVWTAIRENQLKLPNTLSIDSSGRVFFTPHPVSYTLNPRLIRVNFEHIASGYAGRSFLDKVQVRHDASPLTIPPHSGVLTSCSMYLREHFVVLSPGEGNFGLHTSAILLDPVKTSGTNIMLEIYNTGEQPVVNPMVSVDIFRAPPPEDPEFKTLAKKRQRLLATAKTLYKCLDASPAVDHTEARPRTKISVRGQSATMENRSLLVRAGDEDLKKLLAQDACPIGARTMIQALDAHTPEADTLIVDYFPDLLEHTELVTRLGDIRLKRIIFRKASRTHGYFLSSNAHARLDTFHSLGIPVYWYDEMTKELYLNTYRRDHGFFVREEMARKFQEATILAFYGSAVGLDQADTDRISALVHQLTAFMGSNLGVLTGGGGGVMRLATEQARDKGALTGACFLELEAQPPELGVDFFNTFQENSRHFRQKWFEAADFCIFNVGGVGTLEEIGIELCNLKLGIRPRVPYVFFNAKFWGNLRKQVEEMINQKRSPAWMRDYILFTDDPAEVIAFYRKTLKVL
- the purD gene encoding phosphoribosylamine--glycine ligase, which codes for MANPLPSSVLIVGSGGREHALAKSLALSPAKPRLLCAPGNAGIAADATCFPVAADNIPGLVELAQREKVDFVVVGPEVPLSLGLVDALMQAGIPAYGPKADGARLEASKVFTKQILLKYNIPTAPAGIFTAIEPALAYLQKRGAPIVIKADGLAAGKGVIVAQTLAEAEAAVRDMLAGNKFGSAGSQILIEDCMFGDETSILVVVSGRDYVILPVSQDHKRIGDGDTGPNTGGMGTYSPAEVVTPELLARIDREIVKPSVDAIAAEGMDFRGTLFIGIMLTADGPSVLEYNTRFGDPETQVVLPRITSDFLALLWAAARGELRGMEIEVRPDAALCVVVAAKGYPDNYPKGDVITFPAMLPPQTTIIHAGTTKNAAGQIVMNGGRVLGVTALAPTLREAADRAYTACDQIQCVAKYYRRDIGARQLTRP